A stretch of DNA from Synergistaceae bacterium:
GACAGCAGACAGCAGACAGCAGATGCCACTACTTTGACTTTTTGAGGATAGCAGCAGCATTCGGAGTAATCGTTATGCATACGTCTATGTGGCGTATATATTTGAGGGAGGTAAACTCATTTAGTTTTCTGTCTTCAATCATCTATACATATCTGTGTGAATGGTCTGTTCCTGTGTTTGTCATGATAAGCGGGGGATTATTCCTCAGCAGGGATATACCCATCAGGAAAATTTACGGCAAGTACATATTCAGGATATTTACGGCGTTCATATTCTGGTCATTCGTTTATAGCGTATTATTGTTTATATTCAAGAAAGCCGGATTTCTGGAATGCCTTAAACACTTTATAAAGGGCAACTATCACATGTGGTTTCTTTTCATGATTGCGTGGATGTATGCTGTAATGCCTATTGCGAAGAAGATTGCAGAATCTGAACACTTAGCGAAATATTTCATTGTGTTATGGTTCATATCGTTTATCGTACTACCCCAGTCAGCAAATATAGCCGGATTGTTCTCAAAAAGTCTCAGGGATTTCATGAAGGAAATTACCGACAGTTTTTAT
This window harbors:
- a CDS encoding acyltransferase family protein — protein: QQTADSRCHYFDFLRIAAAFGVIVMHTSMWRIYLREVNSFSFLSSIIYTYLCEWSVPVFVMISGGLFLSRDIPIRKIYGKYIFRIFTAFIFWSFVYSVLLFIFKKAGFLECLKHFIKGNYHMWFLFMIAWMYAVMPIAKKIAESEHLAKYFIVLWFISFIVLPQSANIAGLFSKSLRDFMKEITDSFYFGFTMGFTGYFILGYKLNNTEISARTERLIYAAGIFSFLASCMTGVIFSRITGNAYTSLRGNNIWNVFESIAVFVFFMKHFRSGSKLIAKLSQYSFGVYLVHDAAIQFVIKICRVTPFSFNAVLSVLVISVIVFVISFAISAVLNHIPFINKYIV